The nucleotide window ACACGGCATGGAAGCCGCGGCCGAGAACGCGCGAGGGCATCCACCCCCTGCACCAGGCATACCCCAGCGAATGCCCACAGAGAAGTGAGGAGAAGCCGTGCAGTTCCACCACTACGGCTACGTGTCCGAAGACCCGAACGTCCAGCCCGCAGCGGGCGTCGGCCTGAACCGTTCGCCCGAGCTGCCCGACGAGATGGACGTCCTCATCGTCGGGGCCGGCCCCGCCGGCGTGATCGCCGCCGCCCAGCTCGCGCAGTTCCCGAACATCGACACCCGGATCATCGACCGCCGCGACGGCCGCCTGCCGATCGGGCAGGCCGACGGCATCCAGGCGCGAAGCGTCGAAACCTTCCAGGCCTTCGGCTTCGCCGAACGCATCATCGCCGAGGCCTACCGCATCACCGAGATGGCGTTCTGGAAGCCCGACACCGACCACCCCGAGAACATCGTGCGCACCGCCCGGCCCGCCGACGACCCCTCCGGCGTCAGCGAGTTCCCGCACCTCATCGTCAACCAGGCCCGCGTGCTCGACTACTACAGCGAGGTCGCCGCGAACGGCCCGGCCCGCCTCACGACCGACTGGGGCTGGAACTTCGTCTCCCTCGAGATCGGCGAAGGCGAATACCCCGTCGCCGTCACCCTCGAGCGCACCGCCGGCGAAGACGCCGGCACCCCCGCCGGCACCCGCCGCACCGTGCACGCCAAGTACGTCATCGGCGCCGACGGAGCCCACTCCGGCGTCCGCGACTCCATCGGCGCCAAGCACATCGGCGGCGTCTCGCAGCACGCCTGGGGCGTCATGGACGTGCTCGCCAACACCGACTTCCCCGACATTCGCACCAAGTGCGCCATCCAGTCGCACGACGGCGGCAGCATCCTGCACATCCCCCGCGAGGGCGGCTACCTCTTCCGCATGTACGTCGACCTCGGCGAGGTCGCCCCCGACGACAACGGGGCCGTGCGCAAGACCTCCATCGACGAGATCATCGCCCGCGCCAACCAGATCATGCACCCCTACACGGTCGATGTGAAGAACGTCGCCTGGTCGAGCGTCTACGAGGTCGGCCACCGCGTCACCGACCGCTTCGACGACGTGCCGGTGGATGCCGCGGGCACCCGCACCCCGCATGTCTTCATCACCGGCGACGCCTGCCACACCCACAGCGCCAAGGCCGGCCAGGGCATGAACGTCTCGATGCAGGACGGCTGGAACATCGCCTGGAAGCTCGCGCACGTGCTCGACGGCCGCGCCCCCGAGTCGCTGCTGTCGACCTACTCCGCCGAGCGCCAGGTCGTCGCGCAGAACCTCATCGACTTCGACCGCGAATGGTCGACCCTCATGGCCAAGCGCCCCGAGGAGTTCGAGAACCCCTCCGAGCTCGAGGACTTCTACGTGCGCACGGCCGAGTTCCCCGCCGGCTTCATGACCGAGTACACGCCGTCGATGATCGTCTCGGGCGAGGCCGAGCAGGCCCTCGCGACCGGCTTCCCCCTCGGCAAGCGCTTCAAGTCGGCCCCCGTCGTCCGCGTCGGCGACGCCAACCCCGTCCACCTCGGCCACCACCACCGCGCCGACGGCCGCTGGCGCGTCTACGCCTTCGCCGACGCCCCCGTGGCCGGCGCGCCGTCGAAGCTCGGCGCATGGGCCGACTGGATGCTCACCTCCCCCGAGTCGCCGCTGGCCGCCCACACCCCCGAGGGCGCCGACCTCGACAGCGTCTTCGACGTCAAGGTCGTCTACCAGCAGCAGCACCCCGAGGTCGACCTCGGCGCCGTGCCGGCGGTGTTCCTGCCGAAGGTCGGGCCGTTCCAGATCACCGACTACGAGAAGGTCTACGCGACCTCCCCCGAGGAGGACATCTTCGAGTCCCGCGGCATCTCGCGCGAGGGAGCCGTCGTCGTCGTCCGCCCCGACCAGTACGTCGCGCACGTGCTGCCGCTGACCGCGACCGCCGAACTGGCCGCCTTCTTCGAGGGCGCCCTGCTGCCGCGCCGCGCCGCCGTGGGCGCATAGCGCGCAGCCGCCGGTGCGGGGTCGCCCCTTCGGGGGCGGCCCCGCTTCCGTGTGCGGTGGAGCCTCCATCCACCGGGCACACCGCTCCGCGGCATCCACCCGGCACCCGCTCCGCGGCATCCACCCCCGCCTGCGCTGCCGTGTCTGCGCAATGCAGGAACCCGCACGGCGTGTCGCCCCCTCCCATGCGGCGCGCGGCCCCGCGACACGATCGCGCTCCTGCATTGCGCATTCCCTCACTCCGGCATGCTGCGCAGCCGCATCCACCCGGCACCGCGGCATCCACCCCCGCGCCGCGGCATCTACCCCACCTACGCCGCCGCTTCTGCGCTGCCGTGTCTGCGCAATGCAGGAACCCGCACGGCGTGTCGCCCCCTCCCATGCGGCGCGCGGCCCCGCGACACGATCGCGCTCCTGCATTGCGCAGTCCGCGGTGCGGTGAGCGCAGTCCGCAGTACGGTGAGCGCAGTCCGCGGGTCGGTGAGCGCAGTCCGCGGGGCGGTGAGCGCTGGCGGCAGGGGCGGCGCGAGCAGAGGGCGGCGCGGGTGCGGCGAGTGGATGCCGGCAGCAGCGCCTCTCAGGCGCCGTAGGCGCGGGCGATCGCGTCGGCGGCGGCGGTGAGGCGGGCGGCGATCTCGGCCTCGGGCGCGGGCAGCGACACGTGGATGACCGCGATGGATGCCGGCAGCTGCCCCGGAAGCGTCAGCGGCACCGCGACGGAGCGCAGCGACGACACGACCTCGTCGTGGCTGACGGCGTAGCCGCGGGCGCGCGCGGTGTCGATCTCCGCGCGCACGGCATCCGGAACCGAGTCCGGCCACGCCGCATCCGGCAGCGCCTGCAGGATGGCCTTGCCCGGCCCGCCGCGCGTGATCGGGTGCCGGTGCCCCGGCCGATACGAGACGACCGCCATCGAGCGGCGGGGCGCCGCGCTGACGAGCGTAACCGCCTCTTCGGGGTCGGCGAGGACGGCGATGAGGCAGGTCATCCCGAGTTCGTCGGCGACCTCGTTGAGCTCGGGCAGCGCGATCTGCTGCAGATCGCGGGCGACGCCGGCGGCGAGCGCGGCCAGGCCGGTGCCGAGGGCGACGCGCCCGGCCGCGTCGCGGATGACGAGGCCGTGCGACTCGAGTGTGCGCAGCAGCCGATAGGCGACCGAGCGGTGCACGCCGAGTGCGACGGCGAGTTCGTCGATCGTGAGGTCGCGTTCCGAGGCGGCGAGGACTTCGAGGATGCGGATGCCGCGCGAGAGCGTCTGCGAGCCCGCGGTTCCCGCAGTGGATGCCGTCATGCCGCCCCTTCCCTTGCGCGTTCGATACTAGGACACTCCGATCGCTATCCGCACACGCCGGTGCACCGGCATCCACCCGCCCGACGGCCTCGCGCCGCCCTCTGGCCCCCGCCCGCCCCACCCGCGTAGCGTAGAGCCCGTGCCAACACCGCCTGCGACCGCGAAGAAGCCCACCGAACGCATCCACCACGGCGACGTCTTCGTCGACGACTACGAGTGGCTCCGCGAGAAGGATGACCCCGAGGTGCTCGCGCATCTGCATGAGGAGAACGCGTACACGCAGGCGAAGACGGAGCATCTGGCGGTGCTGCGGGAGCAGATCTTCGAGGAGATCAAGGCGCGCACGAAGGAGACGGACCTGTCCGTGCCGTCGCGGGAGGGCGAGTGGTGGTATTACACGCGCACCGTGGAGGGGCTGCAGTACGGCATCCACTGCCGCGTGCCGGCCGGCGGCCCGGATGAGTGGGAGCCGCCCGCCCTGCCCGAGGACGGTTCGGCGCTGCCGGGCGAGCAGGTCCTGCTCGACGACAATGCCGAGGCGGAGGGGCACGAGTTCTATTCGCTCGGCAGCTTCGACATCAGCGACGACGGCACGATGCTGCTGTACGCGGTCGACACGGCCGGCGACGAGCGGTACACGATCCGTCTGCGCGCCGTCGACGGCTCGGGGCGCGAGTTCGCCGACGAGATCCCGGGCACGGCGGGCGGCGCGTTCTTCGCCCCCGGCGGGCGGTACCTGTTCTATTCGACGGTGGATGACTCGTGGCGACCCGACACGGTGTGGCGGCACGAGGTGGGTGCGGATCCGGCCGGCGACACGGTCGTCTTCCACGAACCCGACGAGCATTTCTGGCTGGGCGCGGGCCTGACCCGCAGCCGCCGTTACCTGCTCATCGAGGCCGGCTCGAGCATCACGAGCGAGACCCGCATCCTGGACGCCGCCGATCCCACGGGGCAGTTCCGCGTCGTCTGGCCGCGGGAGGAGGGCGTCGAGTACGACGTCGAGCATCTCGTCACCGCCGACGGGCACGACCGTCTGCTGATCGTGCACAACGGCGGCGGGGCGGTCAACTTCGAGCTGGTGAGCGTCGACGCCGACGACCCGCAGGGGGCGCGGCGGGTCGTGATCCCGCATTCGCCGATGATCCGCCTCGAGGGGGTGGATGCGTTCGCCGGCTTCGTCGCCGTCCAGTACCGTCGCGAGGGCCTGCCGCGCGTCGCGGTCGCCGCGCTGCCCGCGGCCGGTGCGGTCGTCGAGGGCCGCCGCCTGGACGACACCCCGCACGAGCTCCGCTTCGACGAGGAGCTCGTCGCGGTAGGCCTGGCCGGCAACCCGGCCTGGGAGCAGCCGTCGCTCCGCCTCTCCTACATGAGCTTCGTCACGCCGCCGACCGTGTACGACTACCTGGTCGCCACCGGCGAGCTGCGCCTGCGGAAGCGTCGCGAGGTGCTCGGCGGTTACGATCCCGCCGACTACGAGCAGCGGCGCGCATGGGCCACCGCCGACGACGGCGCCCGCATCCCGATCTCCCTCGTCTACCGCCGCGACCTCGTCACGCCCGGCACGCCGGCGCCGATGCTGCTCTACGGCTACGGCTCCTACGAGCACTCCCTCGACCCGCTGTTCAGCGCCGGGCATCTGTCGTTCCTCGACCGCGGCATGGTGTTCGCCGTCGCGCACGTCCGCGGCGGCGGCGAGATGGGCCGCCTCTGGTACGAGCACGGCAAGAAGCTCGACAAACGCAACACCTTCACCGACTTCATCGCCTGCGCCCGGCAGCTGATCGACGACGACTGGACGGCCCCGGACCGCCTCGTCGCCCAGGGTGGCAGCGCCGGAGGCCTGCTCATGGGGGCGGTGGCGAACATGGCGCCGGGCCTGTTCAGCGGCATCGTCGCGCAGGTGCCGTTCGTGGATGCGCTCACCTCGATCCTCGATCCGGAGCTGCCGCTCACGGTCATCGAGTGGGACGAGTGGGGCGACCCGCTGCACGACCCCGAGGTCTACGCCTACATGAAGTCGTACACTCCGTACGAGAACGTGCACGAGACGACGTACCCGCCCATCCTCGCCGTCACCTCGCTGAACGACACCCGCGTCCTCTACGTCGAACCGGCGAAGTGGGTCGCGAAGCTCCGCGAGGTCGGCGCCGACCCGCTGCTGAAGATCGAGATGAACGCCGGCCACGGCGGCGTCTCGGGGCGCTACTCGGCATGGCGCGAGGCCGCGTTCTCGATGGCGTGGGCGGTGGATGCCGCCGGCGCACGGCCCAGCGGCGAATAGCGCGCCGGGTGTGGATGCCGGAGGGCGCTGCCCCGGCATCCACACCCGCCTGCACGCCCCGCCGGCCCTCTGCGCGCGCCCGCCCCGCGCGCCCTTCCCGACGTGAGTGGACAAGAATGCAGGGTGCGGGCGCTCCGCAACCCTGCATATGCGTCCACTCACCGGGCGACGCGGGCGGCGAACGCCATCGCGGGGCGCCGCCGGGTCACCCGGCGCCGGTCAGCTCGCGCGCGCCGTGAACGCCGCGACGAGCGCGACGCCGGCCATGATCGCGGTCATCGCCGCATAGCCGCCGACGCCGCCGGCGACGGCCGGGCCGATCGCGGGGGCGAGCGCCATCATGATCGTCACGGGCGCCGCGAAGACACCGTTGATCGCACCGTAGCTGCGGGTTCCCCACCGGTCGGCGACGGCGGAGGCCTGCACGAGGGTCTGCGCTCCGCGCACGGCACCGGCCAGCATCCCGATCGCGACGAGCAGCCACGGCGGCCCCGGCACGACCGCGAGGAGGCCGAGGCACACGGCGGTGACGACGGCGACGATCGCGAGCGGCATCCACGGGGCGACGCGTCGCGGCACGACGAGGAACAGCAACCGCCCGACGACCTGCCCGGCCCCGATGAGCCCGAGCGCGAGGGCGGCCAGCTCGAAGCCGAAGCCCTTCTCCATGTACAGCGGCACGGCCGCGAGCGTCGCACTGAACGATGCGGCGACGATGCCGAGCATCGTGATCTCGAGCATCCAGAACCGGCGGGTGCGAAGCACGGCGCGCACCGGGTCTGCGGGTTCGGGGGTGGATGCCGCGGCGCGCCGCTCCGGCCAGCGCCGCTCGAGCGAGAACCAGGTCACCGGCAGCGCGACGACGGCGAGGATTCCGGCGAGCACGAGGAACGTCGCCCGCCAGTCGAGGCCGCCGAGGAGCGCCGCGACGATCGGCGCGAACACCGTCGAGGCGAGCCCGCCCGCGAGCGTCAGCACCGTCAGCGGCAGTTGCGTGCCCGCCCCGTGCCGGCGGATGACGACCGTGAACACCGCCTGGTACAGCAGCGTCGACTGCGCGAGCCCGCACACGATCCACGCCGCGAGGAACACCCACAGGTTCGGCGCGAGCGCGACCCCGACGACGCCGGCGACGCCGAGCGCGGTGCCCGCCGTCATGACCGTGCGGGGGCCGCGCGCATCCAGCATCCGCCCCACCGGGATGCCGGCGATCGCCGACGCGACCAGCCCGGCCGAGAACGCCGACGTCACCGCGAGCACCGGCCAGCCCGTCTCGCGCGCCACCTCGGGCGCGGCGACGATCATCGCGTAATAGAGGATGCCCCACGCGACGACCTCGAGCAGCGACAGCGCCCCCAGCCGCACGGCGTCGCCGCGCGTGAGGCGCGTGCGCTTCGGGCGGGGTGCTGGTGCGCGAGGTGCGTCGGTGTCGGGTGTGGATGCCGCGGGCGCTGCGGCCGCGGGTGCCGCGGAATCCGGGACGGATGCTTGCCCTGCCGACACGCCCCCGCGCTGCGGGTCGGCGGGGTCGGGCTCGGGCATCGCGTCCACGCTACCCCTGCTCCCGTACGCTCGATGCATGAACGTCACCACTCGCCACGGCGCCACCGTGCTCACGCTCGCAGCCGACGGGCCGGCGATCGACTCGGCCGGTCAGGCGAACGACCTCATCGGCGACGCCTGGTCGGCGACGGCCGACACCGTGGTCGTGCCGGCATCCCGCCTCGGCACAGCATTCTTCGACCTCTCGACCCGGGTCGCCGGCGAGATCACGCAGAAGCTCGTGAACTACCGCATCCGCTTCGTCGTCCTCGGCGATGTGACCGCCGAACGCGCCCGCAGTGACGCCTTCGACGCCTACGTGTGGGAATCGAACCGCGGCACCCAGATCTGGTTCCTCCCCGACACCGCCGCCCTCGACGCCCGCCTCGCCGCCGCCGCGCGCTGACCGCGCGCGCCGAACCTCCATCGGGAGGGCGCCGGCCGTTCGCCGGTCGAGTAGCGAGGCACGAGCGTATCGAGACCATCGGTTGGTCTCGATACGGCGCTGTCGCGCCTACTCGACCGGCGGTGGCGGCGCTGTCGCGCCTACTCGACCGGCGGTGGCGGCGCGAGCGCCCGGGCGACACCGCAGGGCGGGCGCGGCGCGCGGGCGCATCGGTGCCGGGGCGCACGAGCGGCGGCGCACCCCGGCATCCGCACCCGGTCAGTGGTGGGTCGGGAACCCGAGGTCGACCTGGGACTCGGTCGGTTCGGGCCAGCGGCTGGTGACGACCTTGCGGCGAGTGAAGAAGTTGAACGCCTCGGGGCCGTACATGTGGGTGTCGCCGAAGAGGGAGTCCTTCCAGCCGCCGAACGAGAACGCCCCGACGGGGACGGGGATCGGCACGTTCACGCCGACCATGCCGACCTCGATGTCGAACTCGAAGGAGCGGGCCGTCGCGCCGTCGCGGGTGAAGACGGCGACGCCGTTCGCGTACCGGTTGGCGTTGATGAGCTCGACGGCGTCTTCGTACGAGGGCACGCGCACGACCGAGAGCACCGGGCCGAAGATCTCCTCGTCGTAGACGCGCATGCCGGGTTCGACGCGATCCAGCAGCGAAGGCCCGATGAAGAATCCGCCGCCGTCGAAGTGCTTCTCACGACCGTCGACGACGACGGTGGCGCCTTCGCCGGCGGCTCCGGCGACGTATCCGGTGACGCGTTCCAGGGCGGCGTCGGTGATGAGCGGGCCCATCTCGCTGGCCGGATCGGTGCCGTCGCCGATGACGAGGTCGGCCATCCGCGAGCCGATCTTCTCGATCACGGGGTCGGCGCTGTCGCCGACGGCGACGAGCACCGAGACGGCCATGCAGCGTTCCCCGGCCGACCCGAACGCGGCCGACACGGCGGCGTCGGCGGCGGCGTCGAGATCGGCGTCGGGCATGACGACCATGTGGTTCTTCGCCCCGCCGAGAGCCTGGACGCGCTTGCCCTGCTCGGCGGCGCGCGTGTAGATGTACTTCGCGATCGGGGTGGATCCGACGAACGAGACCGACTTGACCGTCGGGTGGTCGAGGATCGCGTCGACGGCGGTCTTGTCGCCGTGGACGACGTTCAGGATGCCGTCCGGCACACCCGCTTCGAGGAACGCCTCGGCAAGCCACACGGCGGCCGAGGGGTCGCGTTCCGAGGGCTTCAGGATGACGGCGTTCCCGGCGGCGATCGCCGTCGTCACCATCCACAGCGGCACCATCGCGGGGAAGTTGAACGGCGTGATGCAGGCGACCACGCCGAGCGGCTGGCGCACCTGGTGCACGTCGACGCCGCTGGAGACCTGCTCGGAGTATTCGCCCTTCAGGTGGTGCATGAGGCCGGCGCAGAACTCGACGTTCTCCAGGCCGCGGGCGACCTCGCCGAGCGCGTCGTCGACGGTTTTGCCGTGCTCGGCGGTGATGATGCGGGCGAGCTCCTCCCGCCGCGACTGGATCACCTCGCGCAGGCGGAACATGATCTGCTGGCGCTTGACGAGCCCGGTCGCGCGCCAGGCGCGCTGCGCGGCCGCCGCGGACTGCACGGCGGCATCCACTCGGGCCGGGTCGGCGAGCACGACCTCGCCGGACTGCTGCCCGGTCGCGGGGTTGAAGACGGGCGCGCGGCGTTCGCCGGCGTCGACGCGTGAACCGCCGATGACGTGCGGGATGACGGTGAGGCCTGCGGCGGCTTGCTCGGCCGGGGCGGTGGCGGTATCGGTCATGATGGTCCTTTCTCGGGTGCGGATGCCGGCGCGCGCGTCACTCGGCGGTCGCGGGGGCCGGGTCGGGCTCGAAGCCGGCGACGGTGCCGTCGGCGCTCGCGTACTTCACGATGAGCGAACAGTCCTTGCCGCCGTAGCCCTCTTCGATGAGCTGCTCGAACTGGTCGAGGGCGAGGTGGGCGGCCGGCAGGTGCAGGCCGGCGCCGTCGCCTGCGGCGAGCGCGAGCGAGACGTCCTTCTGCGCGAGCAGGGTCGAGAAGGTGGCGTCGAAGTCGTGGTTCGCGGCCGAGGAGTCGACGATCCCGGGCACGGGGTACCAGGTGCGCATGGCCCACGAGTCGCCGGAGGAGACGCGGGCGATGTCCCAGAACGTCTTCGCGTCGAGGCCCATGGATGCGGCCAGTTGCGAGCCTTCGGAGGCGGCGAGCAGCGAGATGAACAGCATCATGTTGTTCGCGAGTTTGGCGGCGATGCCCATGGTGGGGCCGCCGACCGCGAAGATGTTGCCGGCCATGGGCTCGACGTAGCCGCGGGCTTCGGCGACGTCGGCGTCGGCGCCGCCGAGCATGAAGGTGAGGGTGCCGGCGGCGGCGCCCGAGATCCCGCCGGAGACGGGGGCGTCGACGAAGCGGAAGCCGAGTTCGGCCGAGTGCTCGTGGCAGTACCTGGAGGTTTCGACGTCGACCGTCGAGCAGTCCATGAGCAGGGCGGTCTTGGGCGCGTTGGCCCAGACGCCGCCGTCGCCTTCGAACACCTGGCGCACGTGGGCGCCCTTGGGCAGGCTCGTGAAGACGGCGTCGGCGTCGGCGACGGCGTCGGCGGTGGATGCCGCGATCCGCACCCCATGCGCCTCCGCGGCCGCCTTGGCGCCCTCGTCGAGGTCGTACCCGACGACCTCGTGGCCGGCGCCCACCAGGTTCGCGGTCATCGGGCCGCCCATGTTGCCCAGCCCGATCCATGCGATCTTCGCCATCGTGTCCTCCTCGACGTCTTCGGCGTGAAGTGCGAGCCGCGACCCGCGGCGGGCCGTGCCCGCGTGCGGTGCGGGCGGTGCGTGCTCGCGGCGCCAGGGGCGCCGTTCCCCTCACGATACGTTCGCGACGCATGATCGCTCAATGCACATTCGTCCGGGAATCTTGCACCGCGGCCGTGCATTCATGCACGATGGTGCCGTGCCCTCACGCGACCCGAACCCGGAATGGCTCATGACCTTCCTCGCTGTCGCGCGCCTCGGCAAGTACACCGCGGCCGCGCAGGTGCTCGGCGTCAACCATTCGACGGTCTCGCGCCGCATCGCCGCCCTCGAGGACGCGATGGGCGGCCACGTCCTCACCCGCACCGCCGCCGGCTGGGAGGCGACGCTGCTCGGGCAGCGCGCCCTCGCCGTCGCCGAACGCATCGAGACCGATCTGGCCGGCCTCGTCACCGACGACGACACCGGTCTGGGGGGTCTCGTGCGCATCGCCGCACCCGACGCGTTCACCGCCCTGCACCTGGTGCCGGCGATCGCCCCGTTGCAGGAAACGCATCCGGGTCTCGCGTTCGAACTCATCAGCGCGACCCAGCGCGTTCGCCAGCACCGATCCGGGGTCGACATCGAGATCGCCGTCGGTCGCCCGCACGTGCGCAAGGCCCTCGCGACCCCGCTGCTGGAGTACATGCTCGCACTGTATGCCGCCCCGGAGTACCTCGAACGGCATGGCGCACCGGCATCCATCGCCGGCCTCGCCCACCACCGCGTCGCCTACTACATCGACTCGGCCCTGCAGGTCGACGAGCTCGACGCCGCCGGCGCGCGCCTGCCCGAACCGGCCCCGAGCATCCGCTCGACCTCGGTCTTCGCCCACCTCGCCGCCGCGCAGGCCGGCGCCGGCATCGGGCTGCTGCCCGACTTCCTCGCCGCAGCCGATCCACGCCTCGTGCGCGTGCTGCCCGACGAGTACGAGCACACCCTCGCCTACTGGGCCGTCACCCGCGAGGAGGCGCTGCGGAACCCCGCGGTCGCCGCCGCGTTCCGCGCCATCGTGGAGCACCGGCCGGCGTAGGCGGCGCGGGGGCGCTGGGCGCGCGCGACGCGGCCACGCGCTGCGCACCGACCGGGCCGGGCACACGCGCTGCGCGCGCCCGTCACCGATTCGGGGATCGCCACGGAATCGGATGGATAGGGCTGGATGCATCCGGATCCGTGGTGATCCCCGGATCCGTGGCGGGATGCCGAGGCGCGCGCGCACGCAAGCCGCCGCGCACAGCAGATGTGACCGCGCCCGGCGCAGGCGGGCACACGCGCTGCGCGCTCGCCACCGATTCGGAGATCGCCACGGATTCGGATGGATAGGGCTGGATGCATCCGGATCCGTGGTGATCCCCGGATCCGTGGCGGGATGCCGAGGCGCGCGCGCACGCAGGCCGCCGCGCACAGCAGATGTGACCGCGCCCGGCGCAGGCGGGCACACGCGCTGCGCGCTCGCCACCGATTCGGAGATCGCCACGGATTCGGATGGATAGGGCTGGATGCATCCGGATCCGTGGTGATCCCCGGATCCGTGGCGGGATGCCGAGGCGCGCGCGCACGCAAGCCGCCGCGCACAGCAGATGTGACCGCGCCCGGCGCAGGCGGGCACACGCGCTGCGCGCTCGCCACCGATTCGGAGATCGCCACGGATTCGGATGGATAGGACTGGATGCATCCGGATCCGTGGTGATCTCCGGGTCCGTGGCGGGATGCCGAGGTGCGTGCGCACAGCAGTGCAGGGTGCACGCGGGCCGGCCGCGCACAGCGATACGGTGCACGAGGGCCGTCGCACACAGCGGCGCGGCACGCGGGCCGGCCGCGCACAGCGATACGGTGCACGAGGGCCGTCGCACACAGCGGCGCGGCACGCACGCGGGCGCTCGACCACGCGAGAGTCGCTGGCGAAGGCCCGCGCATCAGCCGAATGCCCGGGCGGATGCCCGGCGCAGTGGATGCCGCGGGCGCACCGCCCCGGTCTTCCCCGGCCCTTCCGCGCACGTCCGTTCTGCGCATGCCCCTTCTGCGCAATGCAGGAGCCTGCGCGTGTCGCGCCCACGTGCGCCCATCCACGGGCTGCGACACGCCGAGTACGCTCCTGCATTGCGCAACGTTCGACGGCGCCGTGGCGCGTGCCGGTTCCGCAACGCGCTGCCCGTCCCGGCGCGGTCGGCACCGGTCAGGCGCAACGCCCTGGATGCCGTGCCGGCTCAGACCTGCTGCACCGGCGACCCGTATGCGGCGACCATCGCGTCGGAGCTGAGCAGCGTGACGCCCTCGACACGGGACTGCCCGACGAGCATCCGGTCGAACGGGTCGCGATGCAGCGGCGGAAGTGCGGCCGCCTCGATCGCATGCTCGCTCGTGATCGGCAGTTCGAGGTATCCGGTCTCGATCAGGCCGCGCCGCAGCACTCGCGCGTCGACCGTGAAATCCGCGCGCCCCATCGGCTGCTTGATGCCGACCTCCCAGATGCTCGCGGCGCTGAACCAGATCGCGTTCGCCTCGTCCTCGATATGCGCCCGTGCCGCATCCGGCAGCCGTTCCGGTTCGTAGGCGGCCCACAGCAGCAGCTGGGTGTCGAGCAACGCGATCATGCGACGGGGCCCATGCCGAAGCCGGCGGCGATCTCGTCGGCGGCCCAGGCGTCGAAGTCGTCGGGAATGGTCGCCTGCCCGCTGAGGAAGCCGAGGCGGGAAACGGCGTGCTCGGGTGCGCCGAGGCGGGTCAGCTTCGCGACCGGCGCGCCCGCCTTCGCGATCACGATGGTCTCACCGTCGCGGGCCGCTTCGACGAGCTTCGAGAAGGTCGTCTTCGCCTCGTGGATGTTGACCGTGCGTGCGCTCATGGTGCCTCCGGACTAAGTCTACCTGACTAAGTTTGGGTGCCGCGAGCGCGCGGTGGATGCGGCACCCCCGCGCCGGCGCCGGCCCCGCCGCGCGCACCACCGAATCGGAGATCGCCACGGAATCGGATGGATAGGGCTGGATGCATCCGGATCCGTGGCGATCTCCGGACCCGTGGCGGGGCCGAGGTGTGCGCACACAGCAGTGCGGCCCACGCGGGCCGACCGCGCATCGCGGTGCGGCGCGCACGGCAGATGCGGCCGCGCCGGATACAGACGGGTGCACGCGATGCGCGCACCACCGAATCGGAGATCGCCACGGATTCGGATGGATAGGACTGGACGCATCCGAATCCGTGGCGATCTCCGGACCCGTGGCGGGATGCCGAGGCGCGCAGCGGTGCGGCCCACGCGGGCCGGCCGCGCGCAGCGGTGCGGCCCACGCGGGCCGACCGCGCACAGCAGATGCGGCGCGGGCCGGCCGCGCACAGGAGGCCGACCGCGCGCAACAGTGCGGCGCACCCGCCCGCGCGCAGCGGTGCCGGGGCGCGCAGCGCGCCCCG belongs to Agromyces archimandritae and includes:
- a CDS encoding LysR family transcriptional regulator, which produces MPSRDPNPEWLMTFLAVARLGKYTAAAQVLGVNHSTVSRRIAALEDAMGGHVLTRTAAGWEATLLGQRALAVAERIETDLAGLVTDDDTGLGGLVRIAAPDAFTALHLVPAIAPLQETHPGLAFELISATQRVRQHRSGVDIEIAVGRPHVRKALATPLLEYMLALYAAPEYLERHGAPASIAGLAHHRVAYYIDSALQVDELDAAGARLPEPAPSIRSTSVFAHLAAAQAGAGIGLLPDFLAAADPRLVRVLPDEYEHTLAYWAVTREEALRNPAVAAAFRAIVEHRPA
- a CDS encoding CoA-acylating methylmalonate-semialdehyde dehydrogenase gives rise to the protein MTDTATAPAEQAAAGLTVIPHVIGGSRVDAGERRAPVFNPATGQQSGEVVLADPARVDAAVQSAAAAQRAWRATGLVKRQQIMFRLREVIQSRREELARIITAEHGKTVDDALGEVARGLENVEFCAGLMHHLKGEYSEQVSSGVDVHQVRQPLGVVACITPFNFPAMVPLWMVTTAIAAGNAVILKPSERDPSAAVWLAEAFLEAGVPDGILNVVHGDKTAVDAILDHPTVKSVSFVGSTPIAKYIYTRAAEQGKRVQALGGAKNHMVVMPDADLDAAADAAVSAAFGSAGERCMAVSVLVAVGDSADPVIEKIGSRMADLVIGDGTDPASEMGPLITDAALERVTGYVAGAAGEGATVVVDGREKHFDGGGFFIGPSLLDRVEPGMRVYDEEIFGPVLSVVRVPSYEDAVELINANRYANGVAVFTRDGATARSFEFDIEVGMVGVNVPIPVPVGAFSFGGWKDSLFGDTHMYGPEAFNFFTRRKVVTSRWPEPTESQVDLGFPTHH
- a CDS encoding NAD(P)-dependent oxidoreductase yields the protein MAKIAWIGLGNMGGPMTANLVGAGHEVVGYDLDEGAKAAAEAHGVRIAASTADAVADADAVFTSLPKGAHVRQVFEGDGGVWANAPKTALLMDCSTVDVETSRYCHEHSAELGFRFVDAPVSGGISGAAAGTLTFMLGGADADVAEARGYVEPMAGNIFAVGGPTMGIAAKLANNMMLFISLLAASEGSQLAASMGLDAKTFWDIARVSSGDSWAMRTWYPVPGIVDSSAANHDFDATFSTLLAQKDVSLALAAGDGAGLHLPAAHLALDQFEQLIEEGYGGKDCSLIVKYASADGTVAGFEPDPAPATAE
- a CDS encoding type II toxin-antitoxin system VapC family toxin gives rise to the protein MLDTQLLLWAAYEPERLPDAARAHIEDEANAIWFSAASIWEVGIKQPMGRADFTVDARVLRRGLIETGYLELPITSEHAIEAAALPPLHRDPFDRMLVGQSRVEGVTLLSSDAMVAAYGSPVQQV
- a CDS encoding type II toxin-antitoxin system Phd/YefM family antitoxin, which translates into the protein MSARTVNIHEAKTTFSKLVEAARDGETIVIAKAGAPVAKLTRLGAPEHAVSRLGFLSGQATIPDDFDAWAADEIAAGFGMGPVA